The region atctaaacttggtgtgaagtgcacaccaagtgttcgataaaattaatttcgcacaaacttagtaatattttcctcgatctcttattgtgttaagcattattagaggtaacgatatcaaggatcATAGTTGTTAATCTATTGATTTAGATAGGGGTTGATAATCTCTATCTTAAGTAattccattcggtttcacgcatatccgatctttccattaatAAATTGTTTAGACGATTACAATCTATGGTGCTTCTGCAaccgttgaaaacatttttaaaaagcgctaaagTTTAAAATGGATCTATTGAACCCCCTTCTAGATtggtactatcgtctaacaaggTGCACTTGCTTGGGCTTCCAAATGCCTAAGACAATATATGCTCACCCATAGAACGATCttaatctccaagatggatcctatcaagtacatctttgagaagccttctCTAACTTGTAGGGTAGCTCGTTGGCAAATGGTTTTAACTGAGTACGACATCCAACATGTCcctcaaaaagctatcaaagggagtgtattgtcaTACTATCTTGCACAACAACCTTTGGAGGACTACCAGTCTATGCACTTTGAGTTCCATGATGAGGACATTATGCTAATAAGGGATTGCAATATCCCCGGACCCGAGGAAGGACCAGAACCAGGATCTTGGTGGACACTTGTGTTTGATGGAGCTTTTAATGCTcatggtaatggcattggggaaatCATCACCTCCCCAACTGGATTTCACTTACCTTTCACTGCAAGGTTGTACTTTAAatgtaccaacaatatggcagaatacgaagcttgcattgGGGAAATCATCACCTCCCCAACTGGATTTCACTTACCCTTCGGTATTGAAGTTGTgattgatcttaggatcaaaattcGTGATGACTACAGAGATTTAGCCTTGGTTGTTAGCCAAGTCAAAGGATATTGGGAAGCTCGAGATCATAAACCCATCCCTTACAAGGAGCATGTCCTGAAGTTGATCCCATACTTTGACGAGATTATATTCAATCACATCCCAGAGAGGAAAATCAGTTGGCCGATGCCAGATAAATCCGtcatccatgtttaaggtcaaatggaagaatgaagaACCATTTTTCCATCTTGACTACTTGAACGAGCCTGCTTAATATTTGGCATCCGAAGATGAAGTTGACGGCCATCCTTGGTTTTACAACATCATAAAGTTCCTAGAAAGCCAAGAGTACCCAGAAAACACATCCATCATTGACAAGAAGTATCTTAGGAAACTGTCATCCAAGTTCTTCTTAAGCGGATGGGTACTGTACAAGAGGAACTATGTTTCGGTTTTGCTCAGATCTGTAAACAAGCAAGAAGCAAACCAAATTATAATGGAAATCCATGAAGGCTCCTATGGGATGCATGCCAGTGGGCACACCATGGTGAAGAAAATCTTGAGGGTCGGCTActattggatgaccatggaggtTATCTGTTACCGCCATATCCAAAcatgccataaatgccagatctacGCTGACAAAATCTATGTACTGCCAGTACCACTCAATGtcctaacatcaccttggccttttaTCATGTagggcattgacatgatcggaCGCATTGAGTCAACTGCCTTgaacggacatcgcttcattttggtagccatagactatttcactaaatgggtgGAAGCAATCTCATACGCCAGTGTCACAAGACAAGTGGTGGCTTAACTCATAAGGAAAGAAATCATCTGCCGTTATGGGgtccccaacaagatcattattgataattgatataacctcaataacaagatgatgaaagagattTGCCAAAGCTTCAAGATCGAGCATCAAAATTCATCACCTTATAGGCCCAACATGAATGGTGTCGTTGAGGCAgccaacaaaaatatcaagaaaatcatgcATAAAATGGTGGAAACCTATGAATATTGGCACGAGATTCTCCCCTTAGCATTGCAGGGACACCGTACCTCTGTACATACATCCACTAGGGaaacccccttctctcttgtgTATGGAATGGATGCAGTCCTGCCTATTGAAGTAGATattccttccttaaggattttgaccgatgtcaagcttgacgaagccgagtgggTGCCATCCCGATTTGACCAGCTAAACCTGATTGATGAGAAGCGTTTGGAAGCCATCTGTCACTGCCAGCTATACCAAAAGCGCATCAAAAGGGCCCATGACAAGAAGGTCTTTCCTCGCAACATCAAAACTAGAGACTTAGTTTTGAAGAAGATTCTACTGATTCATACTGACCCTAGGGGCAAATGGATGCCAAACTATGAAGGTGCGTATGTTATAAGAAAGGTTTTCTCTATATGAGCCTTAatccttgcaactatggatgATTAAGATATTCCTTCCCCCGTGAACATGGATGTAATCAAAAATACTATgcatgaaaaaaaaaagagaaaagagcCTGACAAGTTGAAACCCCAAAAGGgcgacttatgcaaaaatgggtatcccggtagactgaaaacccgaaaaggcggtttaggcaaaaattaggaatTAAAAAAAGGCGAGAGGCTACATTCCGCAAAGCATTGTCGACACTCCCCGATGAGTCAATCCAATCATCTCCTTCTGAAGCAAGATCTGAGGACCTCCATGGACATAAGGACTATAGTAGAGTCGAAAACTGGCGGAAATCCGAGTTGTTTTTATTGCCATTATAGTTTCTCAATTTCTTTTGCAATAAACTCTTTTAGGAATTTCTTCCTTGTGTAAATCACCCAAAGTCTAACATGCTCAATGCTTTTACTTTTCCAACTTTATTTGTGAATAGTGACTTTTCTTTAATTGACATTATAGTTGAATATTTTGGGTAAAAACAAACTTTTTactaaaaaaacaaaacaaacttTTAAGGGAAAACATCAAAATTACTTCTCTTTCAAAGTATCCAAAGGAAACCAAAGTCCAACATGCTTGGTATACCTTAACACTGTAATGCCACAAATCTTGTTGGCCCAATTAGAAATTCCTGAGCTGGAAGATTCCTAGTAAAAGACATTACATAAGAAGATCCAAGTTCCGATGTCGGGAAGTCAGTCTTTCCCCCTAAGAAAATTCCAAGCCCAATCATCATTGGCACTTCTAATAAATTATACGCCACAAAGCCCAATCATACTTGGCATAACTCACAAACTTTACATATTGCATATCCCCCACATCCTGAACATACATCGGTATCTCGCATTGATAACATTGCATCATAAGTATCCTCTGTGTTTCATATTCCAATCTTACTCGATTAATTCATCAAATTCCGACTGTCCAAGCCATTGCTAGGATGTTTCCCTAGTCAAATTTCAGAAATTCCCAGTCGTTGTTAGGGattttccccagtaaagtcaTTCCCAAGATTTCTCCCCAAGtagagtcaggtattccagccgtcgctaggaatcatcactgaactGCTTTATCCTCTCAGGTTCTACCCAAAATAATCAGGTATTCTAGTCGTTGCTAAGAATCGTCAATGAACTTCTCTCCCCTGTAGAGTCGAATATCCCAGCCGTTGTTAAGAATTATCACTACATTTTTTTCATTTATCCCCAACCTAAGTCAGGTGTTCTTAGCCTTCACTAAGAATCGTCGTTGAACTTTCTTTTTTCGGGCAAGATACATTTTTGAACTTGTTCCCCAATCGAGTCAGATATTCATAGATGTTGCTAAGAATCATCATAGAACTTCTCTCCCTAGCATAagtcaggtattctagtcgtTTCTAATAATTGTCACTGATTTGCTCTCTTTTCCTACCAAGTAAGGTATTCTAGTCGTTGCTAAGAATCTTCACTGGACTTTCAATCATTCTCAGACAGAGTTAGGTATTATAATCTTTATAAGGAATCGTCACTAAACTGTTTGACCTCCCCAACAGATGTCAGGTATTCCAGTCGTTGCTAGGTGTAGCGGTAAAAAAATTAAGATTAAGCTATCAACTAACTTACCTCGCAAAGTAAGAGTCACCACCGctttttattgtttccaaaggaaaagggaaaaagtacgaacaaaatccgaagttttaaaacaaaactaataaaatagAACAAGGGTttgggggttagttatgcaaagggaaagtattagctacctaaacatccatggtactcaacgggaacctctttgaaaatgtgccttttggtttgaaaaatgagtgttgtttgtaaaagattagagagatgggaaaagaaacattttttcttatttttgtgtttggcaagacttttgaagtctcatgcctacgtaccaacaaagtgaaatgaaggatcaaaacctcgtagttcatggtaaaaataataaaggagtttgttttgattcatttttatggaaaaagatattttgtcattttaaggagaatactcaactagtcacccacaagtatgagtactttgcatcatcatgagaagggctccaacttctataaggatcaacaagtacgccactagctctcacagatggaaaagaattatcatcgatactatggggataggagaattatatctcaactatggaaatgactgatgtctaataccttgagaaaagttttaaaaggaaaagtgcacaaaggcgaatgatttgaatgagttatgcatttttagTCTTTTAAAATTGGTGTAAAcatgcttaagatggattaacatttatttaagaaaaaaaaggttttgaaaataacttgacaaaagtcaaggtttattgagaaagtagTTCAAGTTTAAAAAATAAGAAGGTTTAAAAAAAGAGATaggattttgaaaattaaagaagaggggaagagaagaagagactatcctaaagcataaagtaaaagttagggaggaaagatctaaccaagaaataGAAAGCCTTttgacataagtcaagcaagaattctctcctttggattaagcctcaagcaagtccaaataagcaaataataatccatatatcagatgaaaccaaagtaactcaaccaagtctTCAAAAGGAAATCCtaagtcaaaggtaccagatgaattCTATGGTCTCAAATCATAAGTCCCAAAGaaaaggtcaagatcctaattctaagtccataaccCCATAATGATGCCAAGGGTAGTAACCACAAGTCTAGGAATCAGGATAACTAAGTTTCTTCTTTagttttttctttattaatgttttctttacaaggatataaaagaaaggtccaaatggacaaagaacaaaatgacaaaatacataaataatatgatatggaatgctaaatataaagtataaagtaaatggcataaaataaaggagcataaagtaaatgactttgaaataaaagttaatacaagtaaagtGTTAGTAAGGATGTTAGTAATTAAAGATGAAAGATGGTTTGGTCAatttttggagaacactcaactatccactcacaagcatgaaaatgtGAACCTATGCATCATTTataagaagggctccaacttggacaaaatcaacaagtatgccactagctctcacaaaaTGGAAAAGCAACAAAattttcatacaataccatgagaaatatgagacttacaatctcacttataaaaatgcctttgttttctttgggacaaatttagcgctatgtcaagcaatcgtaatttgacttatgtagaagttacaactatctgaggctggtcaataataatgtttgtgttaatacatgttagagaaatgatatgtaaatcgTTCTCCTTAAGACATGGCAcacaaaaaagaaagaaaggggaagatcaagcacaaaggctaggatgatgatccattacttcaatccacacttcatgacacttGGACAAACgtatgcatcaatccaaagtaccttaaatgatccatgatcaattaagaggtagatttgaaatgatgaaagttcatcaagtaccaattcatacatcatgaacaagatgaacacaatccatccaattgatcaaagagaaaagaaagagatgaagaagagaGACATAAGAGAAGTCACGCCCAAATAGgaccaaaagtttgatcaagtcatcatcaaaatcaatcatccattttggtggattaggattttcaccccatcaacacccaaaatccattgagtttgatgagacttgaagtataaaccatcatgatccaaggccaacagaagttcacaagggtcacacaaaaataaaatgcaattaaatgaaataaaaatgcatcaaaggtatttttaaatgaattttaaaataggAATAAAATAGAAAATCTATAAAGTcattcaaaacaccaaataaatggccaagaaaattatggaaggatagaaataaaataagaagtatataataattttttccagaattttaaaATACATAAAAGTATgtttaaaccaattaaaacaaaggagaaaatacaaaattcatgaaaaatagaaaattagtgaaataaaatatggaaaaataaaagtcaaatgaagaaaaataaaagagaatttttgaaataattttaagattttttggataaaaaatgaaattactatgaatttttaaagaaaaaagaaatttaaaataataaaagaaaaataattaaaatcagaaaaaatcacatagcattggatcacgcctcattaattgacgtggcagatccaacactctAAATGTTAGAGAACACGATGGAACATGCTGCAAAGAAACATTGGATCCAGTTCAAATCCAACCAATCAGAATATTTCATTCTGCCAGCGTGTCTGATCAAACTCAGACAACCTAAGAAAACTTTggtcgtcttctccgatgagctcTCACCGaagtttcatcatttggtaaattcaAGATACGAGACCACCATaattgtgatcctcttctcatcctgaattcaaccttattctccaaattcatttatataAACTGAGCAAAGGaaatttcagagaagtttcagaaacaagcaagccacgaaaaattaaattaaatgatgaacacgatcaatcaacaccaaataAGTTAGGGGGAAGAATAAGAGAGTGAAAGACTACATTGTagtaacttgtttgagttcaaagGATGCTCAAACTACCTTATtcaaatggtgatcagaagttaATGAAGCTTGATCTTgttagagcacttcagaaggtctcagagcttgggaattattgcaaaagtttcagaggattccgaaggtgctaatggaatcaagaaattggatcgaaacaagctgaaactcaaaacacgataattgaattttttggaaaaaattcAAGTTGCAACAGGGATTTCTTGactctcaaaagcttggaaatgaatgaaatatcttcctctatttataggtaATGTGATTGGATCCAAATATGTGTGAAATAATGTAGAGttcgtgcaaaatgaatttgatctgagtgtgtgaaaagtgtgacttgtaactcatcaaaactcaaccaaatgatgcgttttaagGGTCAATCAACTTatggagacttggttaaacatgtttaggtccaaaacacgtgctaatttggcttggaattgaaATTAGGGAAGTTTAAAACTCGGGCAATGGCAATTTCTTCAGTTAtaagtcaccatgttcaacccaatggggcaccctactcaggaggctttttgatcccattctttttgcaatgtgttaacatcatggtCAAGTTTACAATGTtccaagaaaggttgcatttggatgctttagcataaagttatgtcatgttgaagttggcatgaaaacttgaccatataacttagaaaaatttgagtgcttcgtggctgaaaatgacctgtaatgtctcaatgaattaCATGGTCTTCCAAGCATATTCTGACCCTAAttcttgaagcaaacttgtagagGGCATCACAAATGACATTGTTCAAAAAGAATCAGCCTAAAATGTTGAAAATTAAGAAGTTATGATCCTTGCAAGTTGGGgaaaagtccacaaatgacctataatgtatacttttgatgatcctccaagcataattggatcttATCATTTAAAGAGAAGTTGTATAGGATGTagagaagagtcatatgcaaaaagaagcattcaaaaattttgagaattgaaggagttgtgatccttggaaccttgacttcaaaatgttgacttttttgtcaaaccccttggaacaagcttgtgtacttggacttttcttgtATTTCAAAGCAtatgggtgatcatatgaactcaaaataaggtgtccttgatttcctcttgattaaatttctcaaagcttgaagttTCTTGTTTATGAAGGCTaggaaataaacacatgaacctttgactttctttgagaaGTAAGCCACACAACTTTGAGATGTTCTTGATTGAAAAGCCCTTACCTTGCATAATAAACTTAAGGGAAACAAGACATATATTTtgtattttgattagtggttagataaggaattaataatataaacacaaaggtaaaacaaaccaacaaataggtgcttggtgatccctgcaagaagcaaacccaaagatggataagggggaaggaccaagatgtgaccttgtttatatgcaatgatgcaaatgatactgggatcttagggttaaaataTAGGGTATGACAAATTCCCatatttaagtttcttcaatttagagatatgaaggttgaaatctttgTCTCGACAAGATTGAAGAGACTTAAATATCAAAGACCCAATTTTTAGCCCTAAGATACCGtaaaatgcttatgatatgatatgaaaGAAAACCAGAATCTATGTGGGGAGTAACAGTTTCCACATGGGGACTTGGATGAGGATAAACAAAGTTCCGCGGGGGAAAAAGAAAAGACTCGAGAATAACCAATGCACTGTTAGAAGCAAACAAACTAAAGATCCAACGGGGAGGACTTATCATAGCAAGACCTCGCCGGGGAAAAGAAATCGTCAAAAGGGAAAACCCTGACTCCAAATAGGAgaggaatattacctaactatcatccaagtgatagcttGACAAAGGTAATAAACCAAAGGGAATGATTATGAACTaccaaccaagtgatagcttaacaaaggtaataaaccCGGATAAAATGATaaccaactaccagccaagtgatgGCTTAACAAAGGTAACAAATAGGAGGCAAGAGAAAAATATTACCTAttatcagccaagtgatagcttagCAAAGGTAATAAACTAAAACATgatgattaccaactaccagccgagtggtagcttaacaaaggtaataaaccAAATGTAAGAGAAATATTATCTACTATTAGCCAaatgatagcttaacaaaggtaataatCCAAAATAGAATGATTATCAACTACCAaccaagtggtaacttaacaaaggtaaccaaccaaaggtaagataaatattacctactatcatccaagtgatagcttaacaaaggtaataagccaaAAGGAATGATTACTAACTACCAACCAAGTGATATCTTAACCAAGGTAATAAACCCAAAcaaaatgattaccaactaccagccaagtggtaacttaacaaaggtaaccaaccaaagggGACCAAAGTTCAACTCATGAATGAATTGGAGAGAAGCAGTCAAAGAGGACTTCACCCAATGAGGTGATAAACTTAATTGGGGGTTAATTCCACCCAGATAATGAACTAGAGAGGGAAACTAAAGCAAAAATCTTCCACGAGGATCAGACTCAATGGGTAATTAGAAAGGATGAACTATTTTTTCTTAAGGTTGACACTCTATTGGAGAGAAAACACACACACTCTGCGGGGAGAAAAATTCCAGAGAGCGGAGGGAGCATCGAGAAAAATGCAAAATGCACAAATAAACTTGATGTTATGCGCATGAGTATGATTATGCTAAAAAACAAGCACAAAGAGTGTGAAACTGATAGCATAATACAACcagatactcggctaatctcaataAGATGGAGGTGTTGGCAGAGATTCGTTAGAGATTCTACCATTCTTGCAATCTGATGTTGGGGAAACTGCCATAAGTAGCAACAAGAAAAATTTGGCCTGGGGGAGTCACTAAATTCCATTCTTCAGGATCTTACCATCCTTAGGATTGCCATATTCCTCTCTTGTATTCACAAGTCGAGGAAAATACATATCTTTtttgtaaattttcaaaaacattatTGTTTCGATATTTTTGTTTCAAAAATCATCATCACAAATAAAAGAAATTTCATAAACTGACACAAAATAAGAATAGCGAACAAATGGGAAAAAGactcaaattttattgatagaatggtagtctgcaaatggcgtgactccatggatcattacaaagttggaaaaatggtaaatacatggaaatggctacattgaaatacaatgaccactattctccctaacaactttgaattccacTATGCCCTGGACTTCAGCCGAATATGACTGAA is a window of Lathyrus oleraceus cultivar Zhongwan6 chromosome 6, CAAS_Psat_ZW6_1.0, whole genome shotgun sequence DNA encoding:
- the LOC127094688 gene encoding uncharacterized protein LOC127094688, with the translated sequence MDPIKYIFEKPSLTCRVARWQMVLTEYDIQHVPQKAIKGSVLSYYLAQQPLEDYQSMHFEFHDEDIMLIRDCNIPGPEEGPEPGSWWTLVFDGAFNAHGNGIGEIITSPTGFHLPFTARLYFKCTNNMAEYEACIGEIITSPTGFHLPFGIEVVIDLRIKIRDDYRDLALVVSQVKGYWEARDHKPIPYKEHVLKLIPYFDEIIFNHIPERKISWPMPDKSVIHV